One window of the Niallia circulans genome contains the following:
- a CDS encoding (deoxy)nucleoside triphosphate pyrophosphohydrolase produces MKKTVNVVAGIIENHQNEILCALRSPQMTIPNRWEFPGGKVEKGEDIYTALEREIKEELGCIIKADQLFHEHTHEYDTFIITLICIKAKIIDGTPAASEHSKLVWLERENLDSLKWAPADIPAMTALINEK; encoded by the coding sequence TTGAAAAAAACAGTAAATGTAGTAGCAGGAATTATTGAAAACCATCAAAATGAAATATTATGTGCACTTCGTTCCCCTCAAATGACTATTCCAAATAGATGGGAATTCCCTGGTGGGAAAGTCGAAAAAGGGGAGGATATCTATACTGCACTTGAGAGAGAAATTAAGGAAGAATTAGGATGTATAATAAAAGCAGACCAACTTTTCCATGAACATACACATGAATATGATACATTTATCATTACGCTAATTTGTATTAAAGCTAAAATCATCGATGGAACACCAGCTGCTAGTGAACATTCCAAACTAGTATGGTTAGAGAGAGAGAATTTAGATTCATTAAAATGGGCGCCTGCAGATATTCCAGCAATGACAGCATTAATAAATGAAAAATAA
- a CDS encoding glycoside hydrolase family 1 protein, with the protein MIHQSLKAFPSNFLWGAASAAYQVEGAWNEDGKGVSIWDTFVRIPGKTFKGTNGDVAVDHYHRYKEDVQLMAEMGMKAYRFSVAWTRIFPNGKGEVNQAGIDFYNDLIDELIKYKIEPVLTLYHWDLPQALQDEYGGWESRQIIEDFTNYSIELFKQFGDRVKYWVSLNEQNIFTGLGYRMAVHPPGVTDEKRFYQVNHHANLANASVIKAFRQYVPSGKIGPSFAYSPAYALTSKPEDIIAAENAEELNSHWWMDMYAWGRYPEAAWNYLEANGLTPEVEEGDFELLREGTPDFMGLNYYQTTTFEKNPLEGGVGSAEMNTSGKKGTSQDSGIPGVFKTVENPNLERTDWDWNIDPQGLRIALRRITNRYQLPILISENGLGAFDKLEEGDIINDDYRIDFIRSHINAMQEAITDGVDLLGYCVWSFTDLLSWLNGFQKRYGFVYINQHEEGTHDLRRIKKKSFYWYKEVIESNGENR; encoded by the coding sequence ATGATTCACCAATCTTTGAAAGCGTTCCCTAGTAACTTCCTTTGGGGTGCTGCATCGGCAGCTTATCAAGTAGAAGGTGCATGGAATGAGGATGGCAAGGGAGTATCCATTTGGGATACGTTTGTTAGAATACCGGGAAAAACATTTAAAGGTACAAATGGGGATGTAGCGGTAGATCATTATCATCGTTATAAAGAAGATGTACAGTTAATGGCTGAAATGGGAATGAAGGCATACCGATTTTCGGTTGCTTGGACGCGAATTTTTCCGAATGGAAAAGGAGAGGTAAATCAAGCGGGAATTGATTTTTATAATGATTTAATTGATGAATTAATTAAATATAAAATTGAGCCAGTGCTAACTCTTTATCATTGGGATCTTCCGCAAGCACTGCAAGATGAATATGGTGGGTGGGAATCGCGCCAAATTATTGAGGATTTTACGAATTATAGTATCGAATTATTCAAGCAATTTGGAGATCGAGTGAAATATTGGGTAAGTTTAAATGAACAAAATATTTTCACTGGTTTAGGCTATCGCATGGCTGTACATCCACCTGGAGTAACAGATGAAAAACGATTCTATCAAGTGAACCATCATGCGAATTTAGCAAATGCGAGTGTTATTAAGGCTTTCCGCCAATATGTTCCAAGTGGGAAAATTGGACCAAGCTTTGCTTACTCTCCTGCATATGCTTTAACTTCAAAGCCAGAAGATATTATTGCAGCAGAGAATGCGGAAGAATTAAATAGTCATTGGTGGATGGATATGTATGCATGGGGAAGATATCCAGAAGCTGCATGGAACTATTTAGAAGCAAATGGATTGACTCCAGAGGTTGAAGAGGGAGATTTTGAATTATTACGAGAAGGCACTCCTGATTTCATGGGACTTAACTATTATCAAACAACGACCTTTGAGAAAAATCCTCTAGAAGGCGGAGTAGGCAGTGCTGAAATGAACACTTCTGGTAAAAAAGGAACTTCGCAGGATTCAGGAATTCCTGGAGTGTTTAAAACAGTAGAAAATCCAAACTTGGAAAGAACGGATTGGGATTGGAATATTGATCCACAAGGATTACGGATCGCTCTTCGCAGGATTACAAATAGATACCAGCTTCCTATTCTTATTAGTGAAAATGGCTTAGGTGCTTTTGATAAACTAGAAGAAGGCGATATTATCAATGATGATTACCGTATTGATTTTATTCGATCCCATATAAATGCGATGCAAGAAGCTATTACGGATGGTGTAGATCTGCTAGGATATTGTGTGTGGTCATTTACAGATCTGTTAAGCTGGCTGAATGGCTTCCAAAAACGATATGGTTTTGTCTATATCAATCAGCATGAAGAGGGAACACATGACCTTCGTCGAATCAAGAAGAAGAGCTTTTATTGGTATAAAGAAGTAATTGAATCAAATGGTGAGAATCGCTAG
- the nirB gene encoding nitrite reductase large subunit NirB, translating into MKKRLVMIGNGMAGVRTIEEILKRNADLFDITIIGDEPYPNYNRIMLSNVLQGKTTVNDININDWNWYQENHIHLLTGEKAIKIDREEKAVLTDKGKAIEYDELILATGSSAFILPIPGSDLEGVIGFRTIDDTEKMLETAKTYKKAVVIGGGLLGLEAARGLIDRGMEVHVVHLLPTLMEQQLDAAAANLLRKDLEAQGMKFLMEKQTAEIYGDKRVQGLKFTDGTTVDCDLVVMAVGIRPNVAIAREAGLEVNRAIIVNDHMVTSDPSIFAVGECAEHNGIAYGLVAPLYEQGMALADYITGKEGKGYQGSILSTQLKVAGCDLFSGGKIHEDENTEAIIVHDQFAKVYKKILVTDNKIVGIVLYGDASDGTRLFNMLKKQADISEYTSSSVLSKSGEDAEEDLVASMSADDTVCGCNGVTKGTIVHSILEQGLTTFEEVKGCTKAGASCGKCKPLVEGILAHTLGDSFDASIQKTGMCSCTTLTRDEVVAQIKEMQLKSPKEVRMVLGFASEEGCSKCRPALNYYMRMLFPEEYEDDKASRFVNEKMEGNIQKDGTFSIIPRMYGGTTTAEDLVKIGEVAKKYNVPLVKITGASRIGLYGVKKEDVPHVWEELGMRSGYAYSKSLRNVKSCVGSRFCRFGTQDSLGLGIKLEQELEMVDTPHKMKMGVTGCPRNCAEVLTKDFGVICVENGYQLYIGGNGGTEVRECDSLTTVQTEEEVITMAKAFVQYYRENANYGERTAPWVERMGIETVKETLLNARNMKQFVSRFERAKTTYEEAWSTVLNDQMKREMYEVIKG; encoded by the coding sequence ATGAAAAAGAGATTAGTGATGATTGGAAATGGAATGGCAGGAGTTCGGACGATTGAAGAGATATTGAAGAGAAATGCTGACCTTTTTGACATAACGATTATTGGGGATGAGCCTTATCCAAACTATAATCGAATTATGCTTTCAAATGTTTTGCAAGGAAAAACAACTGTAAATGATATTAATATTAATGACTGGAATTGGTATCAAGAGAATCATATTCATCTTTTAACAGGAGAAAAAGCAATAAAGATTGATCGAGAAGAGAAAGCGGTCCTTACGGATAAAGGAAAAGCGATAGAATATGATGAACTTATCCTTGCAACAGGATCTAGTGCCTTTATTTTACCGATACCTGGAAGTGATTTAGAAGGTGTAATTGGATTCAGAACCATTGACGATACGGAAAAAATGCTGGAAACAGCAAAGACTTATAAAAAAGCGGTTGTTATCGGCGGAGGATTACTAGGATTAGAAGCTGCAAGAGGATTAATAGATCGTGGAATGGAAGTTCATGTTGTTCACTTATTGCCAACTTTAATGGAGCAGCAATTAGATGCAGCAGCAGCAAATCTTCTTAGAAAAGATTTAGAAGCACAAGGTATGAAGTTCTTAATGGAAAAACAGACAGCAGAGATATATGGAGATAAACGAGTTCAAGGATTGAAATTTACAGATGGAACAACAGTTGATTGTGATCTTGTCGTAATGGCTGTTGGTATTAGACCAAATGTAGCAATTGCCCGTGAGGCAGGATTAGAAGTAAATCGCGCGATCATTGTGAATGATCATATGGTTACATCTGATCCATCCATCTTTGCAGTAGGGGAATGTGCAGAGCATAATGGAATTGCCTATGGATTAGTTGCTCCTCTATATGAACAAGGAATGGCTCTTGCCGATTATATAACAGGCAAAGAAGGAAAAGGATATCAAGGATCAATTCTTTCTACTCAATTGAAAGTAGCAGGGTGTGACTTATTTTCAGGAGGGAAAATCCATGAGGATGAAAATACGGAAGCAATTATTGTTCATGACCAATTTGCAAAAGTATATAAAAAGATTTTAGTAACAGACAACAAAATTGTTGGAATTGTCTTATACGGAGATGCTTCCGATGGAACTCGGCTATTTAATATGTTGAAGAAACAAGCAGATATTAGTGAGTATACAAGTTCCTCTGTATTGAGCAAGAGCGGGGAGGACGCAGAAGAAGATTTAGTAGCAAGCATGAGTGCAGATGACACTGTATGTGGCTGTAATGGGGTAACAAAAGGTACTATCGTTCATTCTATCCTAGAGCAGGGATTAACTACTTTTGAAGAAGTAAAAGGATGTACAAAGGCAGGAGCATCTTGTGGTAAATGTAAACCACTAGTTGAAGGGATTTTAGCGCATACACTTGGTGACAGCTTTGATGCATCCATTCAAAAAACAGGGATGTGCAGCTGTACAACACTTACTCGTGATGAAGTAGTAGCACAAATAAAAGAAATGCAGCTTAAATCTCCAAAAGAAGTTAGAATGGTGCTTGGTTTTGCAAGTGAAGAAGGCTGTTCAAAATGCCGCCCAGCGTTAAACTATTATATGCGTATGCTGTTCCCAGAAGAGTACGAGGACGATAAGGCATCAAGATTTGTTAATGAGAAAATGGAAGGGAATATTCAAAAAGATGGGACATTCTCCATCATTCCTCGTATGTATGGCGGAACAACTACTGCAGAGGATTTAGTGAAAATCGGAGAGGTAGCGAAAAAATACAATGTGCCATTAGTGAAAATTACCGGGGCAAGCCGGATTGGATTATATGGTGTGAAGAAAGAAGATGTCCCACATGTTTGGGAAGAGCTAGGAATGCGTTCTGGTTATGCTTATTCTAAATCTCTTCGTAACGTAAAATCATGTGTTGGGTCAAGATTTTGCCGCTTCGGCACCCAAGATTCATTGGGACTTGGCATTAAGTTAGAACAAGAACTAGAAATGGTCGACACTCCGCATAAAATGAAAATGGGAGTAACAGGATGTCCAAGAAACTGTGCAGAAGTATTGACAAAAGACTTTGGTGTTATTTGCGTAGAAAATGGCTATCAGTTGTATATTGGTGGAAATGGCGGAACAGAAGTACGTGAATGCGATAGCTTAACAACAGTTCAAACAGAAGAAGAAGTAATTACAATGGCCAAGGCATTTGTTCAATATTATCGTGAAAATGCGAACTATGGAGAAAGAACGGCTCCATGGGTGGAACGTATGGGGATTGAAACAGTGAAAGAAACACTACTAAATGCTAGAAATATGAAACAGTTTGTAAGCAGATTTGAGCGTGCAAAAACAACATACGAAGAAGCTTGGTCTACTGTTTTAAACGACCAAATGAAGAGAGAAATGTATGAAGTGATAAAAGGCTAA
- the nirD gene encoding nitrite reductase small subunit NirD, translating into MTATLEWNKIMKLADLPKQIGKEVHLKGKSIALFHLSNGEVRAIANNCPHQNGPLAEGIVSGEFVFCPLHDWKISLVTGEVQKPDNGCVEVYETQIKDDYIYIMV; encoded by the coding sequence ATGACGGCAACTTTAGAATGGAATAAGATTATGAAACTAGCTGATTTACCTAAACAAATTGGTAAAGAGGTTCATTTAAAAGGAAAATCAATTGCTTTATTTCATCTTTCTAATGGAGAGGTTAGAGCTATTGCGAATAACTGTCCCCATCAAAATGGTCCATTGGCAGAAGGAATTGTATCAGGCGAATTTGTTTTCTGTCCATTGCATGATTGGAAAATTTCTTTAGTCACAGGCGAAGTTCAAAAACCGGATAATGGCTGTGTAGAGGTTTATGAAACACAAATAAAAGATGACTATATTTATATAATGGTGTAA
- the cobA gene encoding uroporphyrinogen-III C-methyltransferase, with amino-acid sequence MDTNKGYVAFVGAGPGDIGLITTKGRECLKKADVVLYDRLANPRLLRFTSRDCVFIYCGKLPNNHIMRQEKINETLVAEALKGKYVVRLKGGDPSVFGRVGEEAEAIAAYDIPFEIVPGVTSSIAASAYAGIPVTHRDYSTSFTIRTGHACKKNEAAIHHKPKQEAIGDTLAYYMGVKGLPGICESLIAQGKSSDTKVAVIEWATLGKQRVVEGTLETIVERVKEAKLGNPALTIIGDVVQLRSSIAWFEKKSFYQKKLLIAKSSSEESVLERYFSKNGAEAYAFPTIKSNAHSYTAEEIQLIVNAERLIFASVEGVELVFTQLFKANYDVRDLPRQIEHLSDKTRKELEKRGIHSLKASYDKRSAILIGNEQAIEKQAFSDNLLALPSHMIEIDERFQEVNERLLTEDQWETVIFPNKRSVDLFLQEWRKFSTQNPMELSFAAIGQSVQEYVVKQGFNHIDEQVQQVLDNQEWKCES; translated from the coding sequence ATGGATACGAACAAGGGGTATGTAGCATTTGTGGGAGCAGGGCCTGGGGATATTGGTTTAATTACAACTAAGGGGAGAGAATGTTTAAAAAAAGCAGATGTTGTCTTGTATGATCGACTTGCCAATCCACGCTTATTGCGTTTTACAAGCAGAGATTGTGTGTTTATCTATTGTGGAAAGCTGCCCAATAATCATATTATGAGACAAGAAAAGATTAACGAAACTTTAGTAGCAGAAGCTTTAAAAGGAAAGTATGTTGTGCGGTTAAAAGGAGGAGATCCTTCTGTTTTTGGAAGAGTTGGGGAAGAAGCAGAAGCAATAGCAGCATATGATATCCCTTTTGAAATAGTACCCGGAGTGACGTCAAGCATTGCAGCAAGTGCTTATGCCGGCATTCCGGTAACACACCGAGATTATAGTACTAGCTTTACGATACGAACAGGGCATGCTTGTAAGAAAAATGAAGCGGCCATTCATCATAAGCCTAAGCAAGAAGCGATAGGAGATACACTTGCTTATTATATGGGGGTGAAAGGCTTACCGGGAATTTGTGAAAGCTTAATAGCTCAAGGTAAGTCTAGTGACACGAAAGTAGCTGTTATTGAGTGGGCCACTCTAGGAAAACAACGAGTAGTCGAAGGGACCTTAGAAACAATAGTAGAAAGGGTAAAGGAAGCAAAGCTTGGAAACCCAGCATTAACAATAATTGGTGATGTTGTCCAGTTAAGATCGTCTATTGCATGGTTCGAGAAAAAATCCTTTTATCAAAAGAAGCTATTGATTGCAAAAAGCTCATCAGAAGAAAGTGTACTAGAAAGATATTTTTCTAAAAATGGTGCAGAGGCTTATGCCTTCCCCACTATCAAATCTAACGCGCACTCCTATACAGCGGAGGAGATACAATTGATAGTAAATGCAGAAAGACTGATTTTTGCTTCTGTAGAAGGAGTAGAGCTTGTGTTTACTCAGCTATTTAAAGCAAATTATGATGTGCGGGATCTTCCTCGACAAATAGAACATCTGTCTGATAAAACACGCAAGGAATTAGAAAAAAGGGGCATACACAGTCTAAAGGCATCGTATGACAAAAGAAGTGCTATTTTAATAGGAAATGAACAAGCAATCGAGAAACAAGCCTTCTCCGATAATTTACTAGCACTACCTAGCCATATGATTGAAATAGATGAACGTTTTCAAGAAGTAAATGAACGCTTGTTGACAGAAGACCAATGGGAAACGGTTATTTTTCCCAATAAACGGTCTGTTGATTTATTTTTACAAGAATGGCGTAAATTTAGCACACAGAATCCAATGGAACTGTCATTTGCGGCAATCGGCCAATCGGTGCAGGAGTATGTTGTTAAGCAGGGATTTAATCATATAGATGAACAGGTACAGCAAGTATTAGATAATCAGGAATGGAAGTGTGAGAGCTGA
- a CDS encoding sirohydrochlorin chelatase, translated as MDAVVYIGHGSRIIEGNKQFIAFIEAVKKEINIPVQEIAFLELASPSIEETMEKVIWAGARDILVVPVLLFAAAHFKRDIPEELLAVKERFPDVRFSVSKPFDVHPKMLNLVMKRINEQGWDHDGGILIVGRGSSDPEPIGKLKEISEHIQQKLACSVYPAFLTAGKPEFEEELQKLQLAYNKIYIVPYLLFTGRLLKRMESTIESSDKEVILCQPLKYDQLMKEVLLERMEEQFMSLTI; from the coding sequence ATGGATGCAGTTGTGTATATTGGCCATGGCAGCCGCATAATCGAAGGTAATAAACAATTCATCGCATTTATTGAAGCAGTAAAAAAAGAAATAAATATCCCTGTTCAAGAAATTGCTTTTTTAGAACTAGCGTCACCTTCTATTGAGGAAACGATGGAAAAAGTAATTTGGGCTGGAGCAAGGGATATTCTCGTCGTACCTGTTCTATTGTTTGCAGCAGCTCATTTTAAAAGAGATATACCAGAAGAATTACTGGCAGTGAAAGAAAGGTTTCCAGATGTACGATTTTCTGTTTCTAAACCATTTGATGTCCATCCAAAAATGCTGAACTTAGTTATGAAAAGAATCAATGAACAAGGATGGGATCATGATGGGGGAATTCTAATAGTCGGGAGAGGCAGCAGTGATCCCGAACCAATTGGAAAGCTGAAGGAAATAAGTGAGCATATACAACAAAAATTAGCTTGCTCTGTATACCCTGCATTTTTAACAGCAGGGAAGCCAGAGTTTGAGGAGGAACTACAAAAGCTTCAATTAGCATATAACAAGATTTATATTGTCCCGTATTTACTTTTTACAGGAAGGTTATTAAAAAGAATGGAAAGCACGATAGAAAGCAGCGACAAAGAAGTGATTCTTTGTCAGCCGTTAAAATACGACCAGTTGATGAAGGAAGTTTTGCTAGAAAGAATGGAAGAGCAATTCATGAGCCTTACAATATAA
- a CDS encoding formate/nitrite transporter family protein, whose protein sequence is MKEVITAFSNTALMKSNALTASKKKYLVGSMLAGFFVGLGIILIFTIGGLLGATGFAGTKIVMGVSFGIALSLVIMAGADLFTGNNMVMTIGMLEKKVTWKDTGKVWGYSYIGNFIGSILVALLFSYSGLAVGGVADFITNGAAAKMNAPFMELLIRGILCNILVCLAVWCSVKLKDETAKLIMIFWCLFAFITSGFEHSVANMTLLSIALIIPHPETVSIGGLIANLLPVTIGNIIGGAVFVGAAYWYHISEKTQAVVKSFKKEA, encoded by the coding sequence ATGAAAGAGGTTATTACTGCATTTAGTAATACGGCATTAATGAAAAGCAATGCATTAACTGCAAGTAAAAAGAAGTATTTAGTTGGTTCGATGCTTGCGGGTTTTTTTGTTGGATTAGGAATTATTCTTATTTTTACAATTGGCGGCTTACTTGGTGCGACCGGATTTGCAGGTACCAAAATTGTCATGGGAGTCTCCTTTGGGATTGCATTGAGTTTAGTTATTATGGCAGGGGCTGACTTATTTACCGGTAATAATATGGTAATGACAATAGGCATGCTGGAGAAGAAAGTCACATGGAAGGATACTGGGAAAGTATGGGGATACAGTTATATCGGTAACTTTATCGGTTCTATTCTCGTAGCATTATTATTTAGCTATTCTGGTTTGGCAGTTGGAGGGGTAGCGGATTTTATAACAAACGGAGCGGCAGCGAAAATGAATGCTCCTTTTATGGAATTATTGATTCGAGGGATTCTCTGTAATATTCTCGTTTGTTTAGCTGTTTGGTGTTCCGTAAAATTAAAGGATGAAACAGCGAAATTAATTATGATCTTTTGGTGTCTGTTTGCCTTTATTACATCAGGGTTTGAACATAGTGTCGCCAATATGACCTTATTGTCTATTGCACTTATCATTCCTCATCCTGAAACTGTATCGATCGGCGGACTAATTGCTAATTTACTGCCAGTTACAATTGGAAATATTATCGGTGGAGCTGTTTTTGTAGGAGCTGCCTATTGGTATCATATTTCGGAGAAGACACAAGCAGTGGTTAAATCTTTTAAAAAAGAGGCTTAA
- a CDS encoding sigma-54 interaction domain-containing protein, with protein sequence MTEKTMQPFIDSPSSLFVTDGSGNILISNEFTALTLGMSLEELLQLNVQDLVKAGYYKHSITMEAIQTKQKVCKTIKTNRGFNIRSTATPLLYKSGEVQLVVTTSNNIKIENQQTFIEVDSVNKMEEQEKKREQQKLVVESLAMKQIMKVCRKISHYNSKILIYGESGTGKEVIAKYIHQHSDRADGPFITINCAAIPHSLFEYELFGYEKGMLAGVFDEKKGMIEEANNGYLFLDEISEIPLEMQAKLLRVLEENELRRIGGTKQIPINCRVITATNCDLWGLVQQNKFREDLYYRINVIPIYIPPLRHRKPDLVGLLSYFLQNINDNYGTNYRFKAEEFEYMLHQEWPGNARELRNYIERLVLTEQTVMREKEEQVTDWFTLDYFIKSNMSKLSQLKDYTAITEGRYIQQMIEICNNNSTEAAKKLGIDRSVIYRKLKKMEKVLKDL encoded by the coding sequence ATGACTGAAAAAACAATGCAACCATTTATTGATTCACCCTCCAGTTTATTTGTTACGGACGGTTCAGGAAACATTTTAATTTCTAATGAATTTACTGCTCTAACATTAGGAATGTCACTAGAAGAGCTATTGCAGCTAAATGTACAGGACTTAGTTAAAGCAGGATATTATAAACATTCCATTACAATGGAGGCCATTCAAACAAAACAAAAAGTATGCAAAACAATTAAAACCAATAGAGGGTTTAATATTAGATCCACTGCAACACCCCTCTTATATAAAAGTGGTGAAGTGCAATTAGTTGTAACCACTTCCAATAATATCAAAATAGAAAATCAGCAAACCTTCATTGAAGTTGATTCCGTTAATAAAATGGAAGAACAAGAGAAAAAAAGAGAACAGCAAAAATTAGTAGTAGAAAGTTTAGCTATGAAGCAAATAATGAAAGTATGTAGAAAGATTTCTCATTACAATAGTAAAATACTTATCTATGGCGAATCTGGTACTGGAAAAGAAGTCATAGCAAAATATATTCATCAACATAGCGACCGAGCAGATGGGCCATTTATTACAATTAATTGTGCAGCTATTCCGCATTCTTTATTTGAATATGAGCTATTTGGATATGAAAAAGGTATGCTAGCTGGTGTATTTGACGAAAAAAAAGGGATGATAGAGGAAGCAAATAATGGCTATTTATTTTTAGATGAAATTTCCGAAATACCTTTAGAAATGCAAGCAAAACTATTAAGAGTACTAGAGGAAAACGAACTGCGCCGCATTGGTGGAACAAAGCAAATCCCTATCAACTGTAGGGTAATTACTGCTACTAATTGTGATTTATGGGGCCTTGTGCAACAGAATAAATTTAGAGAGGACTTGTACTATCGAATTAATGTCATTCCTATTTATATTCCCCCACTTCGGCATCGAAAGCCAGATTTAGTTGGGTTACTCTCTTACTTTTTGCAGAATATTAATGATAATTATGGTACTAATTATCGCTTTAAAGCAGAGGAATTTGAATACATGCTTCATCAAGAGTGGCCAGGAAATGCAAGAGAACTAAGAAACTATATTGAACGATTGGTTTTAACAGAACAAACTGTGATGAGAGAAAAGGAAGAACAAGTAACGGATTGGTTTACTCTTGATTACTTTATTAAAAGCAATATGAGCAAACTATCTCAACTAAAAGATTACACTGCTATTACAGAAGGACGATATATTCAACAAATGATAGAAATATGCAATAATAATAGCACAGAAGCAGCAAAAAAGTTAGGGATTGACCGGTCCGTAATTTATCGTAAACTAAAGAAGATGGAAAAAGTATTAAAAGATTTATAA
- a CDS encoding DUF561 domain-containing protein: MSITKLLDIKYPIFQGGMAQIAFAPLAGAVSNAGGLGIIASGGLSADALREEIRKTKEITTNPFAVNLMLMMNNIPELIDVIIEEGVKIVTTGAGTPAPYMSLFKENGIKVIPVVPSVKIAKKMEALGADAIVAEGTEAGGHVGETTTMALLPQVVSAVSIPVIGAGGIADGRGIVAAFALGAQGIQIGTRFLATYECPVHENVKKAVLDAIDTSTTVTGRSLGGPVRSIKNSMIDEYLKLEQQHASRDDLEKLSLGSLRKAVFEGDIDRGSVMAGQICGLCNELTTVEEMITTLFIEAEEVQRKLANLSFPAKETVNN, from the coding sequence ATGAGTATTACAAAATTATTAGATATTAAATATCCAATTTTTCAAGGGGGAATGGCACAAATTGCTTTTGCACCATTAGCTGGAGCAGTCTCAAACGCAGGCGGATTAGGAATTATTGCTTCTGGTGGTCTATCCGCAGACGCTTTACGGGAAGAAATTCGAAAAACAAAAGAAATTACCACCAACCCATTTGCTGTAAATTTGATGTTGATGATGAATAATATTCCTGAATTAATCGATGTTATTATTGAAGAAGGAGTAAAAATTGTCACAACAGGAGCTGGGACACCAGCCCCTTACATGTCGCTTTTTAAAGAGAATGGCATAAAAGTTATCCCGGTTGTTCCTTCTGTGAAAATCGCAAAAAAAATGGAAGCATTAGGAGCAGACGCTATTGTAGCTGAAGGTACCGAAGCTGGAGGTCATGTTGGAGAGACTACCACTATGGCTTTATTACCTCAAGTAGTAAGCGCTGTTTCTATTCCCGTTATTGGAGCAGGAGGTATCGCTGACGGAAGAGGAATTGTGGCTGCGTTTGCATTGGGAGCACAAGGTATACAGATCGGTACACGTTTCTTAGCTACTTATGAATGTCCTGTTCATGAAAATGTAAAAAAAGCAGTGCTTGATGCAATAGATACGAGTACAACAGTAACAGGCAGAAGTTTAGGCGGACCTGTTAGAAGTATTAAAAACAGTATGATTGATGAATACCTAAAACTAGAACAGCAGCATGCCTCAAGAGATGACTTAGAAAAATTGTCATTAGGCTCGTTAAGAAAAGCAGTTTTTGAGGGCGATATTGATAGAGGGTCTGTTATGGCTGGCCAAATTTGTGGCTTATGTAATGAACTTACTACAGTAGAAGAAATGATTACAACACTGTTCATAGAAGCAGAGGAAGTACAAAGAAAGCTAGCAAATCTATCTTTTCCCGCTAAAGAAACAGTTAATAATTAA